Proteins encoded within one genomic window of Chelatococcus sp. HY11:
- a CDS encoding DUF72 domain-containing protein yields the protein MGAHRGDIHVGVSGWTYAPWRGTFYPKGLTQRRELAFAASQFPALEINGTFYGLQRLDTFQRWAEATPDHFVFTLKGSRYITHTKRLKDLGAALANFFASGLLCLGPKLGPLLWQLPPNFQFDAGVIDDFLARLPKDTGMAAQLAGHHDDRVEERAAATSTDARRPLRHALEIRHDSFRTPRFINLLRRHSVALVCADTVKWPRLMDLTSDFVYCRLHGSSELYRSRYSDDDLDRWAARIAAWAHGQPMEDGDFAGAVTTSNKPRDVFVFFDNTDKLHAPKDARRLMDRLSLHWGAGKANKAA from the coding sequence TTGGGCGCGCACCGTGGCGATATCCATGTCGGCGTTTCGGGATGGACCTATGCGCCATGGCGGGGAACTTTCTACCCGAAGGGCCTTACTCAAAGGCGGGAACTCGCCTTTGCCGCCAGTCAATTCCCGGCCCTCGAGATCAACGGCACGTTTTATGGCCTGCAACGCCTGGACACTTTTCAGCGCTGGGCGGAGGCCACTCCGGATCATTTCGTGTTCACTCTGAAAGGTTCACGCTATATCACGCATACCAAGCGGTTGAAGGATCTCGGTGCGGCGCTTGCGAATTTTTTCGCGTCCGGTCTGCTCTGCCTTGGTCCCAAACTCGGTCCATTACTCTGGCAGTTGCCACCGAATTTTCAGTTCGATGCCGGCGTAATTGACGATTTTCTAGCGCGGCTGCCGAAAGATACTGGAATGGCGGCGCAATTGGCAGGCCATCACGACGATCGTGTGGAGGAGCGCGCTGCCGCCACCTCGACTGATGCGCGACGGCCGCTGCGACATGCGCTGGAAATTCGCCATGACAGCTTCCGTACGCCGAGATTCATCAACCTCCTTCGCAGGCACAGCGTCGCGCTAGTCTGTGCCGACACGGTGAAATGGCCGCGTCTGATGGATCTCACTTCAGACTTTGTCTATTGTCGCCTGCACGGATCCAGCGAACTTTATCGTTCGCGGTATAGCGACGACGATCTCGACCGGTGGGCGGCTCGTATCGCGGCTTGGGCGCATGGGCAGCCGATGGAAGACGGTGATTTCGCGGGCGCCGTCACCACGTCAAACAAGCCCCGCGACGTATTCGTTTTCTTCGACAACACCGATAAGTTGCACGCACCGAAGGACGCGCGCCGTCTGATGGATCGGCTCAGTCTGCATTGGGGCGCCGGCAAGGCGAATAAGGCGGCATGA
- a CDS encoding NAD(P)/FAD-dependent oxidoreductase, with the protein MLQTETSHRPARETPARDHSLVVVGGGFAGLALVRGLKAQRLNITIIDQRNYHLFQPLLYQVATTILPTSDIAWPIRHLFRRRREVTTVLGEVVRIDKVRKCVSLKGGRDIPYDTLVLATGVRHSYFGHDDWERAAPGLKSLEDATTIRRRILTAFEEAELSQDPDQRAALLTFVVVGGGPTGVELAGIIAELAQEILPSDFRNIDTRQTRVILVEAGPRVLPAFPPKLSTYAEEALTRLGVTVVTGASVTAITSREVAIGERRIGARTAIWAAGVKASPAAFWLDAEADRNGRVKVERDLSVPGHPEIFAIGDTACVTLDDGKQVPGLAPAGKQQGEFVANVIAARLSGRTASRKFSYRHLGNLATVGKRSAVVDFGGVQLKGTIAWWLWGFAHIYFLIETRSRVAVALSWLWSYFTGRNSARLITQRDIHADK; encoded by the coding sequence ATGTTGCAAACAGAGACATCCCACCGCCCGGCCCGAGAAACGCCCGCTCGAGACCATTCTCTCGTGGTTGTCGGTGGCGGCTTTGCCGGTCTTGCGCTTGTCAGGGGGTTGAAGGCGCAGCGTCTCAACATCACGATCATCGATCAGCGTAACTACCACCTTTTCCAGCCTCTACTTTATCAAGTCGCCACGACGATCCTCCCCACATCCGATATCGCTTGGCCGATCAGACATTTATTCAGACGGCGCCGTGAGGTCACGACAGTGCTTGGAGAAGTCGTCCGCATCGACAAAGTCAGAAAATGCGTGTCCCTCAAAGGCGGCCGCGACATACCATACGACACGCTGGTGCTCGCCACCGGCGTTCGGCATTCCTATTTTGGCCATGACGACTGGGAACGCGCGGCGCCCGGCCTCAAATCGCTCGAGGATGCCACTACAATCCGTCGGCGGATCCTAACGGCGTTCGAAGAAGCGGAGTTGTCACAAGATCCGGATCAGCGTGCGGCACTTCTGACCTTCGTTGTAGTTGGCGGTGGGCCGACCGGTGTGGAGCTCGCGGGAATCATTGCGGAGCTAGCCCAGGAAATACTGCCTAGTGATTTCCGCAATATCGACACTCGTCAGACACGCGTGATCCTTGTAGAGGCGGGCCCCCGCGTTTTGCCGGCCTTTCCGCCGAAGTTGTCGACCTACGCCGAGGAGGCTCTCACGCGTCTCGGCGTAACGGTTGTTACGGGTGCATCTGTAACCGCAATAACAAGCCGTGAGGTGGCTATCGGAGAACGCCGGATCGGCGCGCGGACAGCAATTTGGGCTGCCGGCGTAAAAGCGTCCCCAGCCGCCTTTTGGCTCGATGCGGAGGCCGACCGCAACGGGCGCGTCAAAGTTGAGCGGGACTTAAGTGTACCTGGTCATCCCGAAATATTTGCGATCGGAGATACGGCCTGTGTGACCCTGGACGATGGCAAGCAAGTCCCGGGGCTCGCGCCAGCCGGAAAGCAGCAAGGTGAATTCGTCGCGAATGTAATTGCCGCGAGGCTATCAGGCCGAACGGCCAGCCGGAAGTTCTCCTATCGTCATCTTGGGAATCTCGCAACGGTCGGAAAGAGATCCGCGGTGGTGGATTTTGGCGGCGTACAACTTAAAGGGACAATCGCATGGTGGCTGTGGGGTTTCGCACACATTTACTTCCTCATCGAGACACGGAGTCGCGTGGCTGTAGCCTTAAGCTGGCTCTGGTCCTACTTCACCGGCCGAAACAGCGCGAGACTCATTACTCAAAGGGATATTCACGCCGACAAATAG
- a CDS encoding PRC-barrel domain-containing protein, whose product MTQIFKRQWRAKLKITGPVAAVLLPLLGLTAFAQTKPQEPPQPGGAGGPLSKLEFVTAQKQGEWRATEFDGLDVYDVNGEEIGEIEEVLVNSSGQMTTVVLKIGGFLGMGTSLVGVPFSAIQWNTQATSGDQPSAPSATSDPPASPQGSQARSAADAMVATGGIPRRPTLPLTKGDLVHSPPPTFNYAGRALPTPSTSSKPDSNTSGNRLEPQPKAQ is encoded by the coding sequence ATGACACAGATCTTCAAACGCCAGTGGCGCGCCAAACTTAAAATCACCGGTCCCGTCGCAGCGGTATTGTTGCCGCTCCTCGGGTTGACTGCATTTGCTCAAACAAAACCTCAGGAGCCTCCTCAACCGGGTGGCGCTGGCGGGCCCCTGTCTAAACTCGAGTTCGTGACGGCTCAAAAGCAGGGCGAATGGCGCGCGACGGAATTCGACGGCCTTGACGTATATGACGTCAACGGTGAGGAAATTGGCGAGATCGAGGAGGTATTGGTCAACAGTAGCGGGCAGATGACAACGGTTGTACTCAAGATCGGAGGATTTCTAGGTATGGGAACCAGCCTCGTTGGGGTTCCGTTCTCGGCAATTCAATGGAATACGCAGGCGACCTCCGGCGACCAGCCATCCGCTCCCTCGGCGACAAGCGACCCTCCAGCGAGCCCCCAGGGCAGCCAGGCGCGTAGCGCCGCAGACGCCATGGTCGCGACAGGCGGGATTCCCCGGCGGCCAACCTTGCCATTAACAAAGGGCGACCTCGTCCATTCGCCGCCGCCCACATTCAATTACGCCGGACGCGCGCTCCCGACCCCAAGCACGAGCTCCAAGCCGGATTCCAATACCAGCGGAAATCGCCTCGAACCACAACCAAAGGCGCAATGA
- a CDS encoding ANTAR domain-containing protein — MPLKILLIDTDAHRVQALAEKLGEGGFAEILRAPPGPNFAETVEETKPDLIIIDMALPDRDALEDIRAVASAQPIVMFAGGDDPMFAEEAIAAGVCSYNLSGVALHDLRPIMASAIALFHRYRRVEDELAVARAKLEERRLVERAKAILMQRRRMTEPEAYRWLQKKAMDENRKLAQVVSEFVERHEADISEAQARKHS; from the coding sequence ATGCCGCTCAAAATTCTTCTGATCGACACAGACGCCCATCGCGTCCAGGCTCTTGCTGAGAAGCTTGGCGAGGGAGGATTCGCCGAGATCCTTCGCGCGCCGCCCGGGCCGAACTTCGCGGAGACCGTCGAGGAGACAAAGCCCGATCTCATCATCATCGATATGGCGCTGCCAGATCGAGACGCGCTTGAAGACATCCGGGCGGTGGCGAGCGCGCAGCCCATCGTCATGTTCGCCGGAGGCGACGATCCCATGTTCGCCGAGGAGGCCATCGCTGCGGGGGTTTGTTCCTACAATCTTTCCGGCGTGGCGCTTCACGATCTCAGGCCGATCATGGCGTCGGCGATCGCCTTGTTCCATCGTTACCGTAGGGTCGAGGACGAACTGGCCGTTGCAAGGGCCAAGCTTGAAGAACGCCGTCTGGTCGAACGCGCCAAGGCAATTCTCATGCAGCGTCGTAGAATGACCGAACCGGAGGCCTACCGCTGGCTCCAGAAGAAGGCGATGGACGAAAACCGCAAGCTCGCCCAGGTCGTGTCGGAGTTCGTCGAGAGGCACGAAGCGGACATCTCGGAAGCCCAGGCAAGGAAGCACTCATGA
- a CDS encoding CmpA/NrtA family ABC transporter substrate-binding protein, with the protein MSDVISLSAARKSLAPKMRVGLLRLSDGAPAIAAHEFGFFADEGVDVELVVEPSWANIADKLAYGFLDAAVIVPPLAFAVHLGLRGAAQPLLIPYTLSAGGNAVTLNRSLAQETWDLANNKALSVAGALASILRARPTTLGIVHSYSTHNLLLRYWLATAGIEAGRDVKLAVVPPARAVEALTSGQIAGFCAGAPWGEVARRAGVGATIASSSDIWRNAPEKALAVRARWVDERPEVLQAAIRALLRAAKFCDGPENAEYTAALLSRRKYVDVDSHAILADLPGGATSEKGCVFYRGAATFPWRSQGLWFLNQMRRWDLIDATLDLHALTERVYRPDIYRAALASEGESAPITDWRTEGAHADTWTVEGYPSPLAMRPDTFCDGVIFDPHDVSPPSKMVASALHKN; encoded by the coding sequence ATGAGCGACGTGATTTCCCTTTCTGCGGCGCGGAAATCCCTTGCTCCCAAAATGCGGGTTGGTTTGCTGCGGCTGAGCGATGGCGCGCCGGCGATTGCCGCTCACGAATTTGGCTTCTTCGCCGACGAAGGTGTGGACGTCGAGCTGGTCGTCGAGCCCTCCTGGGCCAACATCGCCGACAAGCTCGCCTATGGCTTTCTTGACGCCGCCGTCATCGTGCCGCCACTCGCTTTCGCGGTGCATCTCGGCTTACGCGGCGCCGCGCAACCCTTGCTGATTCCCTACACGCTCAGCGCGGGCGGCAACGCGGTCACGCTGAATCGTTCGCTTGCGCAGGAAACCTGGGACCTCGCGAACAACAAGGCTCTCTCTGTCGCCGGGGCGCTGGCCTCAATTCTGCGCGCCAGGCCGACGACGTTGGGAATCGTCCATTCGTATTCGACACACAATCTTCTCCTTCGCTACTGGCTCGCTACAGCTGGGATCGAGGCAGGACGAGACGTCAAACTTGCTGTCGTTCCCCCCGCGCGCGCGGTGGAGGCGCTGACAAGCGGCCAGATCGCGGGGTTCTGCGCGGGTGCGCCATGGGGCGAAGTGGCGCGCCGGGCTGGGGTAGGCGCAACCATCGCGTCATCAAGTGATATCTGGCGAAATGCACCGGAAAAGGCTCTTGCCGTGCGTGCGCGGTGGGTGGACGAGCGACCGGAGGTGTTGCAGGCCGCAATTCGTGCGCTGCTGCGCGCCGCGAAATTCTGCGATGGTCCTGAGAATGCGGAATATACCGCGGCGCTCCTGTCCCGCCGAAAGTATGTAGATGTCGACTCCCACGCCATCCTGGCCGACCTGCCGGGGGGCGCGACGTCGGAAAAAGGGTGCGTGTTCTACCGTGGAGCGGCGACGTTCCCCTGGCGGTCGCAGGGCCTCTGGTTCCTAAACCAGATGCGGCGCTGGGACCTCATCGATGCGACGCTGGACCTGCACGCCCTCACTGAGCGCGTCTATCGACCAGACATTTATCGGGCGGCCCTCGCTTCGGAAGGCGAATCCGCGCCCATTACCGACTGGAGAACGGAAGGCGCTCATGCCGACACATGGACCGTCGAGGGCTATCCGTCGCCGCTCGCGATGAGGCCGGACACCTTCTGCGACGGCGTCATCTTCGACCCGCATGATGTGTCGCCGCCAAGCAAGATGGTCGCGAGTGCGCTGCACAAAAATTAG
- a CDS encoding nitrate reductase associated protein: MGRQLTGAQSRADLIQINSGRQSDLTIFQFETDSGGSMRCIPMAVRFKLNRCGVKLSLREWSRFSYDDRLLLSHKARQTREEARGHRTVLVELIETRVPEEAKDVAIAPAPIWADTTCMAEVVHNYAHTLGLAPPTQQQWASRTALQRFISMRLTREGHGNENFVPAMREFCVLETEEASA; encoded by the coding sequence ATGGGTCGTCAATTGACGGGCGCGCAGTCGCGCGCTGATCTCATCCAGATCAATTCTGGGCGCCAAAGCGATCTCACGATTTTCCAGTTCGAGACCGATTCTGGTGGCTCCATGCGCTGCATTCCGATGGCGGTGCGCTTCAAGCTCAATCGTTGCGGGGTCAAGCTGTCGCTGCGTGAGTGGAGCCGCTTCAGCTATGACGATCGATTGCTGCTGTCCCATAAGGCGCGCCAGACGCGGGAAGAAGCTCGCGGCCATCGAACTGTCTTGGTCGAGCTGATCGAAACGCGTGTGCCGGAAGAGGCGAAGGACGTTGCCATCGCCCCCGCACCGATCTGGGCCGACACCACGTGCATGGCCGAGGTCGTTCACAACTACGCTCATACGCTCGGCCTTGCACCGCCGACGCAGCAACAGTGGGCTTCGCGGACGGCGCTGCAGCGCTTCATCTCGATGAGGCTCACACGTGAAGGCCACGGCAACGAAAACTTCGTTCCGGCCATGCGCGAGTTCTGCGTGCTCGAAACGGAAGAGGCGTCGGCGTGA